AAGCAAAGTTGTAATCCCCCCTTAAGTGCTTGGAATTCATAACTATATAAGCGCCTCCATAAGCTTTTCTGATAATAATTGTGATTTTGGGTACCGTGGCTTCGGCATAAGCATAAAGTAATTTAGCTCCATGTTTAATAATACCGTTATGCTCCTGATCTACTCCCGGTAAAAACCCGGGTACATCAACTAAGGTAATAAGCGGAATATTAAAAGCATCACAAAATCTTATGAATCTGGCTGCCTTCACTGAAGCATTAATATCCAAACAACCTGCAAGGTGCATCGGTTGGTTAGCAACGATCCCAACGGTTCTGCCTTCAAATCTACCTAGGCCGGTGATAATATTTTTTGCATATTCCGGTTTTAACTCAAAAAAATCACCTTCGTCAACGATCTTTTCAATAAGTTGTTTGATGTTATATGGCTTATTAGGGTTATCCGGCACTAAATTTTCCAATGACATTTCTACCCTATCGGCCGGGTCAAAAGAAGGCCTAACCGGGATATCGGTTTTATTTGAAAGCGGCAGAAAATTAAATAACCTTCTTGTCTGCTGCAAACAATCAAGTTCATTATTAAAAGCAATATCGCATACTCCGCTTTTTAAAGCATGAATAGAGGTGCCCCCAAGCTTTTCATGAGTTACGGTTTCATGAGTTACGGTTTTCACTACATCAGGGCCGGTTACATACATATAAGAGGTATCTTTAACCATAAAGGTAAAATCGGTAAGAGCCGGAGAATAAACCGCCCCGCCGGCACAAGGACCCATTATTAAAGAAATCTGCGGAATTACACCTGAAGCATCAACGTTCCTTTGAAATATTTCCCCATATCCGGCGAGTGAGTCAACACCTTCTTGAATACGCGCACCTCCGGAATCATTAATACCTATTATAGGAGCACCTAACTTTAATGCCGCATCCTGAACTTGGTTAATTTTCTTTGCATTAGTTTCACTTAAGGAGCCGCCGTAAACAGTAAAATCCTGGCTATAAACAAATACCAGCCTACCGTTAATGGTACCATGCCCGGCAACTACTCCATCACCTGAGATAACGTTATCCATCATACCAAAATGGGTGCAGCGATGTTCAACAAACATCCCTATTTCATCGAAAGAATCCGGATCCAGTAACAATTCTATCCTTTCTCTAGCAGTTAATTTTCCTTTTTCATGCTGCTTATCAATTTTCTCTTGCCCACCGCCAAACCTTGCAGTTCTGCGTTTTTTTTTCCAATACTTCAATAATTTTCATTAAAAATTTGCTCCAAGCTCACTTTAGGTAAAGGAAATTTAATACAAAAATTTGGAAATTACAACACGTTGCACGACACAAGTTAATACTATCAATAGATAAAACAATAGTTATATGTTTGAAGTTAAAATTAATTCTTTACCTAAATGGTTGATAGTATTACTCTAATTATGTGGTGGGTAATTTACTTGTGTTTTAATGTTAGAGAGGATTTTTAAAAAGCATAACAATATACATGTCTCTATTGGAGAAGAAGGTATAGCAGTTGCTTACTTTATAGGGAACCAAATTGCGAGAAAATTATTTATCAGAAGTACAAGTGATGCAGATACTATTGAACTAAGGAAAATATTATTAGGCGATGAAGAAGCTTCTTTACATCTTTATATTGATGTTCTAGACCAAACGTATATCCAACGAACCCTACCTGCAATCAGCGTATTCAATATTAACAAGCTTGCAGAGCAGCGTCTTGAGAAAGAAACCATAAAGACTCACTTAAAGAGCTTTTTACAAGTCGGCAGAACTGAAGTCGGCCGTAATGATTGGATTTATATGTTTATTTCTACTGCTTTTGAACCTCCAATTTCTACATGGGTTAAGTTTTTTGAGGAATACAGAAATATAATACAAGGAATCCATTTTTTACCAGTTGAGTTAAGCACTGTAGTTAAAAAGCTAAGAAAGAATCAGGTAAATAGTACTAATAAATTATTAAAGTTTAAAAAATTATTTTCTTTATTTAAAAATAAAGAAAATAGCGGAATATCTACCTGGGAAGTTTTGCTAACATTAAATAAATCAGGCGGGTTCAGGCAGGTAGTATTTCAAAACGGTAGAGTAATTTTTACCAGGCTTTTAAATAGCTTGATTGACCCGAATCCTGTGGTGATCGCAGGAGCTATTGAGCAGGAGATAATTAATTCTATTGAATATTTAAGAAGATTGTCTACCAAAGAGAAGGTAGAAATTTATATTAATATCCTTATTTCCAATGAAATTAAGAAAAATATTCGTCGTAATAAATTTAATGCAAAAGAAGTAAATATATATACACCCTATGAAGCAAGTAATATTTTAAAAATTCCACCTGATATAACTACTGAGAATGACCGTTTTTGTGATCCTCTAATTCTCTCCTTGATGCATCTTGATAAAAAAAGAGTTATTACCGTTCATACTGAAGAAACAAAAAAAGTTTATATTTATACCAAATTATTTAACTATTTTCTTACCCTGTTAAAGCTTGCAGTACCTATTTCTATAATATTTTCTTTAATTGCAGTATTTGATGCCTTCACGCTAAGTACTGAAATGAAAAATTTTCAATTTAACGAATCAAAATTACTTGCAAATTTAGATAGCAAAACAAACTTTAAAGCTAAGGAGCAAAAAAAGTTAGGTAGTGACGTTAATGCACAGGAAGTAGAGGAAATAGTCGAGTTATATGAGCAGTATAAACAATATAATACTAATCCTGTAGAAATATTGCAACAATTGGGAGAGATAAGGCCGGACTTAGCTAAAGTAAGTAGGATTAATATTTCTTATCAAGCTCCAAATTTAAAATATACTCCGCAATCTAACAATAGTTATGAAAAATCTTTAATAACTAAGTTTTCTTTTATAGGTAGATTTACGGTAACTTTCCAGAATTATGGCTCTACCTACGATGAATTAAAAAATAATTATAATGATTATGCAGCAGGGCTTACTCAAGTATTTAATAACTATAGTGTAAAAGTTTCTTCATTACCAGAAAGTTTCTCTTTTGAAGATTTTAAAAAGGCGCTTACCTTACAAATAGTTATACAAACGCCAACGCAAGATAATGGGCAGCTGAAATGAAATTAAGTAATTTAAAAGCATATTTTATTTCACAAGCATCTAAGCCTGGGGCAATTCTACTTGTATGTTTATTAATATTAGGCGGGGTATCTTATATGCAAAATTATTTTGCCGATAAATATTCTTTTCATAAACAAAAATATGATGATTTAAGATCTAAAATTTTTACTATTGATAATAATATAGCGAAAACTAAGGCTGCACAATTAACCTGGGAAAAAATAAAGAATAATAATTTTAATAAAATCGGGTTAAGGATTGAGGAAGCTAAAAAAGTGATTGATACAGCAAGTAAAGACCACTTTATTAATAACCTAAGCATCAATTTATCAAGCCCGGTTATAAGAAAGGACGTAATCAAAAGTAAGATAGGTTTAGAATATAGCGAAATAGATATAGGGTTAAGCAGCTACCTCGATACTGAAGTTTTTAATTTCATTGATGAGTTAGGTAAGAATATCCCAGGGTTGCTTAACTATACTTCAATAGATATTTCCAGTTTGGATCTAGATATAAATGATTCTTTGTTGCAAAATATAAAGCAAGGGGGATATAAAGATTTAGTGCAGGCTAAGATAAATATAGTTTGGCAGGATTTTATTAGGCTTAAAGAAAGTAATATTAATGATGAAAATGAATAAATTAGTAATTGTTTCACTGCTGCTATTAATTTCTGCAACCGCAAATGCGACAGAAAAAATTGGGGATAATATTCTGAATGATACACCCAATAATCCGGGTTATGTATCTATCCCTAATAATGATTCGACATCTAAACCGGCTGATACCTCTTATCCTTTTAAGGTCACTAAAAAGGTTGATATAAAAGAATATAGTTTACAAAGCTGTAAAGATTTGCCGCTTAACTTTTATAATTGCTCGGTGTCAATTTGTTATGAAAAAGCTCCTTTCGGTAAAATCTATCGTAAAGTTGCCGGAGTAGATAATGGAAAGTGTAAATATATTGAAAGAGTAGAAAACTTTGGAGGGATTAATTGTGCTTTTCCAAATGATAATTTAGTAGAAATTTCGAACTTATTAAAGAAGCATTATATAAGCTTATATGATAATAATGTCCAACTTAATGATGAAGAAACAAGCCGATTAAAGGAAATATATAAAGCTTATTGTGAAGTTTTACCAAGCAGTTCATTTACAAAAGTTATGATAATGAATAATAATTTAGGTAAAAATGAATTAAGCGAAATAGTAGAATTTACCAAACTTAATGCTAATCAAAATAAAGCAGTTAAAAGTGAAGCAAAGCCGATAACTCAAAATGATCCTGAGTTTAAAGAGGGAGAAATCCGCTCTATAATGTTTACTAACAGTGAAGCTAAAGGAATTTTAGCAGCAGTTGAAAGCTTTATCAACCTAAGTAAGTTAAAGAATCAAATTGCTAAAATAGGAAGTATAGAAGAAGCTAAAAAGGAGCTTACTTCATTTTATCTGAATTCGATAATATATTTTTCAAACCAGAGTTGGTCAGTATGGCTTAATAACTATAAGGTTCAAGAAAAATCACTTGGCGGGGTTTTAGTCGATAAGGTGAATAATGATTCTGTTGAATTTATATGGAAGACAGTTAATTTGGATGTGATTTCTCCAGAGTGGCAGTTAAGATTAATCAAAGATGGCGAGTATTATAAGTCTAAAGATAACAAAATCAAAATTAAAAATGATAAAGCAGGAAATGCGACAATTTATTTTATATTAAAACCTAATCAAACTTTCGTTGTTGATACACTTTCAATAATTGAAGGTAAAATTAGAAAGAATTAATTAAAGGGAGGAAGATTTATAGTGTTTGTACTTGAAGCAAAGGAAATTGAAAAAAAGTTTAAAAAATCCCAAGTATTAAATAATATATCTTTTAGTATAAGCCAGGGTGAAGTATTCGGTTTAGTCGGCTTAAATGGAATAGGTAAAACTACTTTAATTAAAATTATTTTAAATTTACTTCTTCAGGATAAAGGTGAAGTTACTATATTTTCAAATCCGAATACTGATCTAAAATCAAAATCCTTAATTGCTTATTTGCCTGAAAAGTTTAATCCTTCCCCTTTTTTAAAAGGTAGAGAATTTTTAGAGCTGTCAATGGGCTATTACGGTTTGGATTATAATTCACAAGAAGCTGAAATATTATGTAATCAACTAGGATTAAAATTTGAAGCATTAGATAGGAGAATCAGTAATTACTCTAAAGGAATGGGACAAAAACTCGGATTAATATCAGTTTTCTTAACTCGCGCTCCTCTATTAATTTTAGATGAGCCGATGAGCGGGTTAGATCCGAGTGCAAGAATAGCTCTTAAGAAGAAACTCATTTCCTATAAAGCAGATGGCAACTCAATATTTTTTAGCTCACATATACTTGCGGACATAGAAGAGATATGTGATAGAATAGGGGTAATCCATGAAGGAGGATTAATATTTGAGGGCAGCAGCAAGGAGTTTATTAGTAAATACCCGGCTAATAGTTTAGAAGAATCTTTTTTAAGTGCTATAAATTTATGAAGTAAAATATGTTTATTACGTTTGAAGGCGGCGAAGGTTGCGGAAAATCAACCCAGGCAAAATTATTAAAAGAATATCTTGAAAGTAAGAGTAAAAAAGTTGCGCTTACCAGAGAGCCGGGCGGTACGGAATTTGCTGAAAAGCTAAGGGAAGTATTATTATCGGGTGAAGGGATCTCTGATCCGTTAACGGAATTTTTGCTCCTTTCGGTAGCCAGAAGGGATCATGTTATTAATTTTATCAAGCCAAAACTCATGGATGGTGAGGTGGTAATATCAGATAGGTTCATTGATTCATCATTTGTATATCAGGGATATTTAAAGGAATTACCCTTAAATGTGATTGAGCAAATAACCGGATTGAGTATCGGTGATTTTATGCCTGATATAACCCTTTTTCTAAATATAGATCCTGGAATAAGTATGAAAAGAGTGTTGGAGAATAGGCAGGTTCAAACCTATTATGATAAAAAAGATATAAGTTTTCATACAAAAATTAATGATTCTTTTTTAGATTTAGCTAAAAAATATAAAAGCAGAATCAAGGTTATAGATGCCTCCGGTAGCCAAGAAGAAGTGTTTGAAAGGATAAAAAATGTGATTGACGAGAAGACCGAATAAAAAAATTATTGAGCAAATTTTTTTACTATTTCAAAATCTCGCGCAAAAATTAAATGCTTGTTTATTTATTTTCAACCCAATTACCGCTCTCATCCTTGTGGTATTTCTTTTTTACTGCGCTCCAGGCTACTTTATGAGATACTTCTTCCCTTGTTTCTTCGCCTCTCCGTTTATCAGAGTCTTGGTATTCTTCCCAAGCACTATCAAAAGCTTTTAAATAAATTTCCTGCGCTTTAATAGGGAGGTGATTTTTTACGCTATCGGGTAAGTCGTGTGTAGAATTATACGGCATATATTCTCCTAAAGATAATATTAGCTTAAGGCTTATAATTTAGCATTATTGCTTATTCCGTCAAGTTTTAAGCTTAAAAGATATATTAGTTGATATATTAGAAAATTAACATTATTTTGGCCTTTCAGTTTGCCAACCTAACAATTATTTATAATGCTAAACTTTTCAAGTAGCTTTCCTTCTAAGATGCTTACCTCTGCCCACGCTTATACAAAACCACTTGTCCTAACCCTTTTAGAGAACAAAATACCTGCCTGTATTTTCTTACTGAATATAGTCGGGTATATAGGTATATCTTATTATGAATCATATTATATGCATACCCTGCTTCAGGATATGGAAGAATATATAGAGGTATTTGCCCAATTCTCGGGCGGGAGTGCTAATGATGCATGCCTTAATCCTACATTAAATCTCAATGCAAATATGTTTTCCACGTTGGGTGAAACTGCATTGCGGGATTCAATTTTAGTCGGGATATTCGGTGCAGTAAAATATGTAGGTATGATGGCTCTTAAGCCTTTATTTTTAAGTGGTGCTATTCATACACTTACTTATTCTCTTCAATTAACAATTATTAATAAATGGTTGGGCGGCACAAAGAATAATCAGCTCGGAATTGCAATAATAAATCCGGAAATAGCACATGAAGCAAGGGAAATAATAACCACATATGCAGGAAATTATGTTGAGTCAATAGTAAAGCGCGGAATGATATTATTTGATATCCTTAATATTTCTAGAAAGCTCACTGAAATATACGGAATCAGCCAAGATTTAGAAATACAAGGTTTAGACTCGAATGCTATGGTTATCACGCTAGTCACTTGCTCAGTATATGCATTTATTAACTGCTTTTTAGCCGGGAGGGCAAAGGAATATGGTGATCGAAAACTTAAACTTACTCAAGAGCTCAATGCAAATATCATTTATAATACGCATAATGCCTTAAGTATTGAAACGAGGCAAGCAACTTCTCAAGAATACTTAAATTTAAAAAGTTTATTGGAAAAGGTTACCTTATCATCCTCAGGTGATTCACTGGTTAAGTCAGCAATCGGAGCAACCGGGTTGTTGTTTGCATATAATACTGATTATTTTGTTATTTGGGGTGCAATTGAAAGTGTAATAAAATATCCGCATCTTTACTTCGAGCTTAAAATAATCGGTAAATCGATAATGCAGCTAAGTTATAATATTTGGCAGGCATTTGAGAAGTTTTCATCTTCAACCGCCATGAGTTATACCTCTAATAAAATTATAAACTTTCTTAATTCGATAGAGGAGTATGAGGCTCTTATAGCTAACAGAAAAGATTTTAAGCTTAATGAAAGTAGTGAAAATAAACTTTCGGTAAACCTTTGCTTAAGATACCCGGATGCTAAAAACAGCATCAGCTATAAAATTCTAGTTAATAAAGTAGAGAAAACTTTTGAGCCGGGAAAAGTATACGGTATAATCGGTGAAAGCGGTAGCGGGAAAAGCAGCTTTTTTAATTCGTTAATCGGTATCAATCCATATACTACCGGCAAAGTAAGCATTACCACACGAAAGAATATTATTTATATTCCTCAAAAAGTTATCTTAAAAAATAATCTTAATTTTTTTGATACAATTTTTTATCCTAAAGTTCAGGAGGATTATATTGAATCTAAATATTATAATGATTTGAAGGGAGAAATTGATTTGTTGGTATCTGACCTAAAGTTAGGGGAGGTGTATGAAAGATCGAAGAGGATTAATAATTGGAGTGAAAGTTTAAGCGGGGGAGAAGAACAAAGGGTAGGGGTGTTGCAAGCTTTAGTAAGCTGCTATATTGCAAGTAAGGAATCTAAGGACGGCAATATAGTTTTACTTCCTTGATGAAGCGCTCAACTCATTGGATCCGAAGCTGCAACATAAAGTGTTTTCTGTTATACAAAACCGTACTAAGAAACTAAATTTGACAACCTTAAATATCGATCATTCAGATAAAGATGATTTGAATAAAAGGTATAATGAAAATATTGTGGATTTTAATCAACTCATTAAAGAAGATAAGGATAGGTCTTATATTATTTGACACTAAAGAATCTACTATAGAAAAAGCATATTGTAGTAAATTAAGTTATAAATCATACAATAATATTTATTTAACCTAGGCGCTTTATAACAAAGTAAAGATACATAAAAATTATTAAATAATTTTTATGAGCGCTGCCCCTCTAAAGGGAGGGGCGGAGGGGCGCGCTACTATTAATTCTATTAATTTTTAATAATAAATCATTAGGATTCTCTGAAGGCTTGTTTAAATAGATATGTAAGTTATTCAACTTAATTTACTATAACTATAAAACAGCAAAACAAAAGCCCACAATTTATTTCTAAATCATGGGCTTTTTATTTCCTATAAAATTAAGAGTAAATTGTTATTTAATTCTTAATTTAGAAACAACTTGCTTAACACCATCTTTGCTTTGTGCAATAGATTCTGCTCTTGCTTTCATATCACCATTCGGTACATCGCCGGTAAGTACTACTACACCGTTAGATGTTTCAACATGAATGCTTAAACCGTTAATTGCGCTATCAGCTAAGAAATCTCTTTTAATTGAAGCGGTGATTGCTGAATCAGATACAGCAGTCTTTACAGGGTGTTTTTCGCCGGTAATTTTTAATTTAGAATTAACTTTCTTAACACCGTCTCTATTTTGTGCAATAGATTCCGCTCTATTTTTCATATCTTCGCTTGGAACGTTTCCGGTTAAGATAACAACACCATTTTTGGTTTCAACATGAATGCTTAAACCGTTAATGTCGCTATCAGCTAAAAATTCACTTTTAATTGAAGCAGTGATTGCTGAATCAGATACGGCAGTTTTTACCGGATGTTTCTCATTTGTAATTTTCATTTTAGAAATAACTTTTTTAACACCGTCTCTGCTTTGAGCGATAGATATAGCTCTATTTTTCATATCTTCGCTTGGAACGTTTCCGGTTAAGGTAACAACACCGTTAATGGTTTCAACGTGAATGCTTAAACCGTTGATTGTGCTATCAGCTAGGAATTCACTTTTGATTGAAGTTGTGATTGCAGAATCCGGTACTAAGTTTTTAACGGTACTGCTATGATCTGTTGAGGTAGAAACTTTAGCATTAGCAATATTTGCTGTACCAAGTGCAACGATAGATGTAGCAATAGCTAGAGCTTTTAAATTCTTGATAATCATAAGTCCTCTTCAATTTAAATTAAAATATTATTATTTATGCATGTAATGCATAAACTTAGTCTTGGATAGTCAGATTGTTTTTAACTTCTCTAACATCATCAGTGTCTTTAACAATATTTATTGTTCTGTCCACTGCTTCTTGATTAGGCGCCTTACCGGATAAGGTGACAACACCCTGATTGGTTTCGATACTGATATTATAGGCACTTGCAATGCTGTCGGCTGCAAGTTTTGCTTTTATTTTTGTTGTGATAGTTGTATCACTTATAGCATCGCCTACTTTGCTGGTAATATTGTCCATGTTATACTCCTTTCTATTAAATAGTTTTGTGTTTTAAAAATAAACCCTAATAAATTGGATAAATAATAACTATATTATCTGATAAGTAGAAAATCACAAAAATGGTTTAAAATCAAATAAAAAATTCATATGAGGCGAAATTTTATTTATGTTTCAAGAATCGGAGGATGGATATATTGTTATATATCAGTATGTTAGTATGGGTACACGGATGCTTGTTTTTTTTGAGTTTATTGTGAAAATAAAGCGGGTTTTTCAAAAGCAAAGTATAAAAGTTTATAACAAAGAGCTAAAATTTAAGTATAATTTTACCTTTATGAGTTCTGCTCCTTATCTTATTATGAGCAATTTCCACTTCTTCAAATTTATAAATATCGTCAATAATTGGAGTAATTTTTTTTAAATAAACAAGAGGCATTAATACGTCTTTAACATTTTGAATATATGTTTCTTTTATATTCTCCGGTTTTGATCTTAATGTGGTGCCGATAATATTAAGGTTTTTCATTAAAACTGCCCCCATATTAATTTTCGCTTCGGAGCCGTCCATTACTGCTAAGCTGATTAACTTCCCGTATTTATTTAAGGATTTAATATTTTCCTGCAAATATTTACCGCCTAAAATATCAACAATAATGTCCGTACCCCCATTTTCTTTAATAAGTGCTGAAAAATTATTAGTAGTATAGTTGAAACAAAAATCAGCACCAAGTTTTCGACAGAAATCAAACTTACTTTCATTGCTTGTTGAGGTAAAAACTTTACATCCCAATGTAGCTGCCGCTTGAATAGCAAATGAACCTATGCCGCTTGAGCCGCCATGTATAAGAATATTTTTGTTTGCTTTAATTTTTCCGCAGTCAAATAATGCCATCCAGACGGTAGTCAAAGCTTCGGGGAGCGCAGCAGCTTGAATTAAATCAAAATCCTCTTCCAAAGAAATAACTTGGCCTTTTTTTGCACATACATATTCGCTATATCCTCCGCTCTCAAGAAGCGCGCAGACTTTTCGGTTCGTACCTTCTACTATTCCCGCAATTTCCAGCCCAGGCACATTATCACCGTTTGGAGCCGGGTAAAGCCCTTCTCTTTGCAGAATATCAGCTCTATTTATTCCTATTGAGCTCACTTTGATTAAAAGCTCGGTTTCTTTTGGGGTAGGAATATCGGTCAAAACTAATTTTAAGGAACCATCACTTTGAATTTGAAATTGTTTCATGTTATTACCACTCATAAAACTTAGTTAAACGTATCTTCCGGGGAGCGTTTAAAAATATTTAGTTCATCAAATTGTTTTAATTCTTCCTGTTTTTCTTTTTTCAGTTCTTGAAGTTTAAATCTATCAATAAGTATCTCATACTTGCGCTGCTCTTTAAAAATATCAACTATTTTATCATTAACTTGAGAAATCTCTTGTTTTACTAAGTTTATTTTTTCATTAATTTCAGTGGTTCTTATCTTTAATGATTTAAAGAAACCGGCATATTCTATGGTTGGATTACCACTTTGCGCAATGACATCCATCTCATCTTTTCTTTGTTTTTTCAATATCCTTTAAAAGTGCTTCATAAGAATTCAACCGGTTAATTAATGCAGATTTTTCAAGCTGTAAATCTTCGATTTGCTTTTTATAAATCTTAATTACTCTTAAGAGTTGCTTAATATTCATTTTTATTTTTTAAGTAAGCTTCAAGACTATTTAACCGTTCTAAAGTTCCTATGTCAAACCATTTAGAGGTTAGTTCCAACCCGTAAAATTTATATTTAGTATAATCTTCCTCAGTAGATTTAAACAATATCTCGTTCATAGGTAAGCGCTGCACCTCATAACCATTAAAAAATTCAGGTGATACTATATAGCTGCCTATAAAGATAAATTTGTTTTTAGACTCTGATCTAACTAGCTTGCCTGCTTCATTTAAGTTAAAATCTCCACTGTAAGAATAGCTGATATCCTGAAAATTTTTGAGTAAAAAAAATCCGTCCATTATATTAGGGTTCCAAGCTTTAATCAAATTTGAAAGAGGTGGAGTAGAATTTTCTTTATCCAAAAATATATCGGAATTTATAACTAAAAAAGGCTCATTTGCTATATTCCTCATCGCATTTAAAATACCTCCTCCCGTCTCTAACAGCTCTTCTTCGTGTGAAATTATAATTTTAATATCAGTAGATCTATATTTTTCCAAATGGGTATGAATTTGATCTGCAAGATAATGAGTATTAACTACTATTCTTCTAATTCCTACGCTATATAAATGGTCGATAGCATAATCGATAAGCGCCTTATCCCGGACTTTAATCAGTGGTTTTGGGGTGGTGAGAGTCAGAGGTTTTAACCTGTTTCCAAAGCCGGCGGCAAGCACCATTCCGACTTTTATTTTATTAGAATTCATACAGCTTATATTTTTCAAAAATTTCTTTTAAGGGTTCTAAAGTAGGGTGTTTCAGATTGTTTTTTATATGTTGCCAAACCCTTGGTAAATATTTTAAATATTTGTATTTATTA
The endosymbiont of Acanthamoeba sp. UWC8 DNA segment above includes these coding regions:
- a CDS encoding BON domain-containing protein — translated: MDNITSKVGDAISDTTITTKIKAKLAADSIASAYNISIETNQGVVTLSGKAPNQEAVDRTINIVKDTDDVREVKNNLTIQD
- a CDS encoding NAD(P)H-quinone oxidoreductase — translated: MKQFQIQSDGSLKLVLTDIPTPKETELLIKVSSIGINRADILQREGLYPAPNGDNVPGLEIAGIVEGTNRKVCALLESGGYSEYVCAKKGQVISLEEDFDLIQAAALPEALTTVWMALFDCGKIKANKNILIHGGSSGIGSFAIQAAATLGCKVFTSTSNESKFDFCRKLGADFCFNYTTNNFSALIKENGGTDIIVDILGGKYLQENIKSLNKYGKLISLAVMDGSEAKINMGAVLMKNLNIIGTTLRSKPENIKETYIQNVKDVLMPLVYLKKITPIIDDIYKFEEVEIAHNKIRSRTHKGKIILKF
- a CDS encoding ChaB family protein, giving the protein MPYNSTHDLPDSVKNHLPIKAQEIYLKAFDSAWEEYQDSDKRRGEETREEVSHKVAWSAVKKKYHKDESGNWVENK
- a CDS encoding ATP-binding cassette domain-containing protein; translation: MLNFSSSFPSKMLTSAHAYTKPLVLTLLENKIPACIFLLNIVGYIGISYYESYYMHTLLQDMEEYIEVFAQFSGGSANDACLNPTLNLNANMFSTLGETALRDSILVGIFGAVKYVGMMALKPLFLSGAIHTLTYSLQLTIINKWLGGTKNNQLGIAIINPEIAHEAREIITTYAGNYVESIVKRGMILFDILNISRKLTEIYGISQDLEIQGLDSNAMVITLVTCSVYAFINCFLAGRAKEYGDRKLKLTQELNANIIYNTHNALSIETRQATSQEYLNLKSLLEKVTLSSSGDSLVKSAIGATGLLFAYNTDYFVIWGAIESVIKYPHLYFELKIIGKSIMQLSYNIWQAFEKFSSSTAMSYTSNKIINFLNSIEEYEALIANRKDFKLNESSENKLSVNLCLRYPDAKNSISYKILVNKVEKTFEPGKVYGIIGESGSGKSSFFNSLIGINPYTTGKVSITTRKNIIYIPQKVILKNNLNFFDTIFYPKVQEDYIESKYYNDLKGEIDLLVSDLKLGEVYERSKRINNWSESLSGGEEQRVGVLQALVSCYIASKESKDGNIVLLP
- a CDS encoding ABC transporter ATP-binding protein translates to MFVLEAKEIEKKFKKSQVLNNISFSISQGEVFGLVGLNGIGKTTLIKIILNLLLQDKGEVTIFSNPNTDLKSKSLIAYLPEKFNPSPFLKGREFLELSMGYYGLDYNSQEAEILCNQLGLKFEALDRRISNYSKGMGQKLGLISVFLTRAPLLILDEPMSGLDPSARIALKKKLISYKADGNSIFFSSHILADIEEICDRIGVIHEGGLIFEGSSKEFISKYPANSLEESFLSAINL
- the tmk gene encoding dTMP kinase, whose protein sequence is MFITFEGGEGCGKSTQAKLLKEYLESKSKKVALTREPGGTEFAEKLREVLLSGEGISDPLTEFLLLSVARRDHVINFIKPKLMDGEVVISDRFIDSSFVYQGYLKELPLNVIEQITGLSIGDFMPDITLFLNIDPGISMKRVLENRQVQTYYDKKDISFHTKINDSFLDLAKKYKSRIKVIDASGSQEEVFERIKNVIDEKTE
- a CDS encoding acyl-CoA carboxylase subunit beta; amino-acid sequence: MKYWKKKRRTARFGGGQEKIDKQHEKGKLTARERIELLLDPDSFDEIGMFVEHRCTHFGMMDNVISGDGVVAGHGTINGRLVFVYSQDFTVYGGSLSETNAKKINQVQDAALKLGAPIIGINDSGGARIQEGVDSLAGYGEIFQRNVDASGVIPQISLIMGPCAGGAVYSPALTDFTFMVKDTSYMYVTGPDVVKTVTHETVTHEKLGGTSIHALKSGVCDIAFNNELDCLQQTRRLFNFLPLSNKTDIPVRPSFDPADRVEMSLENLVPDNPNKPYNIKQLIEKIVDEGDFFELKPEYAKNIITGLGRFEGRTVGIVANQPMHLAGCLDINASVKAARFIRFCDAFNIPLITLVDVPGFLPGVDQEHNGIIKHGAKLLYAYAEATVPKITIIIRKAYGGAYIVMNSKHLRGDYNFAWANTEIAVMGAKGAAAILHRDVANNPAELEKKINDYQEKFTNPFVAASRGFIDDIIRPFNTRFKICRALTMLTTKKVQKPWKKHDNLPL
- a CDS encoding flagellar FliJ family protein encodes the protein MKKQRKDEMDVIAQSGNPTIEYAGFFKSLKIRTTEINEKINLVKQEISQVNDKIVDIFKEQRKYEILIDRFKLQELKKEKQEELKQFDELNIFKRSPEDTFN
- a CDS encoding BON domain-containing protein — translated: MIIKNLKALAIATSIVALGTANIANAKVSTSTDHSSTVKNLVPDSAITTSIKSEFLADSTINGLSIHVETINGVVTLTGNVPSEDMKNRAISIAQSRDGVKKVISKMKITNEKHPVKTAVSDSAITASIKSEFLADSDINGLSIHVETKNGVVILTGNVPSEDMKNRAESIAQNRDGVKKVNSKLKITGEKHPVKTAVSDSAITASIKRDFLADSAINGLSIHVETSNGVVVLTGDVPNGDMKARAESIAQSKDGVKQVVSKLRIK
- a CDS encoding nucleotidyltransferase family protein, giving the protein MNSNKIKVGMVLAAGFGNRLKPLTLTTPKPLIKVRDKALIDYAIDHLYSVGIRRIVVNTHYLADQIHTHLEKYRSTDIKIIISHEEELLETGGGILNAMRNIANEPFLVINSDIFLDKENSTPPLSNLIKAWNPNIMDGFFLLKNFQDISYSYSGDFNLNEAGKLVRSESKNKFIFIGSYIVSPEFFNGYEVQRLPMNEILFKSTEEDYTKYKFYGLELTSKWFDIGTLERLNSLEAYLKNKNEY